Proteins encoded within one genomic window of Triticum aestivum cultivar Chinese Spring chromosome 2D, IWGSC CS RefSeq v2.1, whole genome shotgun sequence:
- the LOC123055330 gene encoding uncharacterized protein produces the protein MHTWLVTSRAAIAGGWLAGWTGVRGAGVLQPYISGKTLAKMCACQDSCGSRLIAGADGRWMPARIRRLQPRHPQGGAATITYPTMGQQQFMMFCISLSLLRKKQYLKKQTTCFLVVKH, from the exons ATGCATACGTGGTTGGTGACCTCGCGTGCCGCCATTGCCGGAGGCTGGCTGGCTGGATGGACGGGCGTCCGCGGTGCCGGTGTTTTGCAGCCTTACATCTCAG GGAAGACGCTTGCTAAAATGTGTGCATGCCAAGATTCCTGCGGTTCCAGACTGATTG CTGGTGCGGAtgggaggtggatgcccgcacggatCCGGCGTCTCCAACCTCGGCATccacaaggaggagcggcgacaatTACATACCCAACCATGGGGCAGCAGCAATTCATG ATGTTTTGCATCAGCCTGTCATTGCTAAGGAAGAAGCAGTACTTGAAGAAGCAGACTACATGTTTTCTTGTTGTGAAGCACTAG